Genomic segment of Eupeodes corollae chromosome 2, idEupCoro1.1, whole genome shotgun sequence:
AAGGCTGCAAACACGAAATTGGAAACATCAGACTTTATGCACTTTTCAACCTGTTATGTATTGTTAACTGGAATCATTTGTTTAAGAACTGTGACATTTATGCTATGTGCTATAAATTCGACTGTGTTCTCTTTAACTGTTTTTATGAGACCACACCATTGCGAAAGCCGcgcaatatttctaaatctcctccatggtttaactcttgcttaaaaaacttaaaacataaatGAAACCAGGCCTggattaaattcaataaaacaaaagctgataataacttggtaatatacaatgagcttagaaatatgtttattgacaattcagatattctttataatgactttattttaaatactgaaaccgacataaaaaaaaaaccaaaacacttttgttaatagtaagagaaatactgacgggtatccaaactgcatgtttTGCAACAACGAAGTAGCTTTCGAAGTAGCGAACTTATGTCAAACTCCTGAGTCATTGGCCCTTtcacaaaatttccctcatttgaattcaattagtctttggatctcttaagatgaaatcgttcgcaaagcttcagaacttgacgtttgttatagccctggtccagatggtgtaccttcttatattttgaaaaaattcacatCCTATTTGtcctatcctcttcatattctttttaatgaatcgcttaaatcttcaatttttcctgaaattttgaaaacttcgtTCAAAACACCGATACATTACActgatacataaaaagggtagtaaaaatgaaatacaaaattacagtCCCGTTGAAAAACGGACGGTttagttatttgagtccattatttcaagtcaacagttactaacctctttcatttagttaattttgtttagaatcgtttgaaaaacggaaacaagtcgACTGTGTCTTtacagacttcagtaaggcctttgataaattgtgccataaaacgttaactgccaaacttaaatcccaaggctttaacgaaaaatttgtttgtttgatttcgtcgtacttatataatagatcatacagcgtagtttttaggaatgagcaatcatcatatttttataccaactctggcgtaccacaaggtagccacttaggacctttactgtttatttttcaCGTTAACAACTtgccttctattataaaacactcatctgttttaatttgcGCTgacgacattaaaattttcaaacgtatcgACTCACTTGAAGACTGTTTACTcttacaagatgatctaaatagttttcgcgaatggtgttttataaataagcttttactaaacatagacaaatgtaaattaatgtgttttacacgcaaacaaaattttttgactttcaattatcaattagactcttcttatttgactaaactctctactttctctgacctaggaattattcttgactcaaaataaacttttacaaatcactataatggatttataaaacggttttcacatgattttcgcgacccaaatattcttaaacttatttaaatatcatttgTTAGACCTtccttttattcagtccatataaacagaataaaaGGAGTACAGtgcttctgcctccgtttcttccaatggtccaataggctcgaacttccaccctacaatcataggctaacgctcataaatcttccatcgctttctaaacacagagagtacattcagctatgctttattataaaattaatcaatgacCCCTTgagtcatatcaccatcaatcttggaacaattaaactttacgCATATCCGTTCacgtattagaagacaagttcctttacgtcctatatcaagcagatccaactatggtaaaaacagtcccctcaacctcaactaaaaataaatgtaacattagtattaagtgtttctaacgttagtttgtttaacgaattcaataaataaataaatcatagtaGAACCCTAGTAAGtaatatgaaaggaccacttctgcagactatgTAACGGCGACGATGAATCGAGTTCtgctgtcagacaggatgatccGTTCAATATAaatgacgaaagccaacaatcccaccTTCCCGACtaagacaaagtaaagattgctataagctgaagtctaacaaagaaGTATGATTGCCCGATAAGTGACCGTAAGCAATCCGATAGGTCCTTTTCAGTGTGGCTTAAGATCACGATATTCTACATTCGATCAAATGTTCACATTACTACAGATCCTGAATccaaaaacccaagaacataaaatcgacacccaccatcttttcatcgattttaagacCGAATATGACGGCATCTAAAATGAGGAACTATATTAAGGTATCCCAAAATCGTCCGTCTGTGCAAGATAACCAACCTATCTAAAACTTTTGAAGTCAACAAAGGCTGTAGTCATGCGCTGTCATATGATTTCTTTAACGTCGTCCTTGATTACTCGCATGTGTTGATtccattgacataatcggaagaactgagcattatgtcaatggggcttttgtaagtatcgagacagaagcggcaaaaatggtttCATCAGTTAATTTGGGCAAATTCAAGTACATCAAGAAAAGACCTATATCATGGACGTCGTCTCGGTCAAAATGTCATCATCGCCGGACgtatgtaactttgaggtagttaaggactatGTCTACCTGGTGGAGTGttggagaagatgaaacgatgAGCTGTAACGGCTTTACACCGTAATAGATTTTGCCAGGAAAATAAAAGCCCAAAGCCTGAGTCACGTAGAACGGATGGAAAGCAATGCTTGGGCCCAGAAGGTATTTTAATCCACGCCCAAAGTTTAATTCAGTAGAGCAAGGCCGCAAATCAGGGAGCCCGCATAAGTGGGAAATGGCCTCAACCAATTTCGAGTGCGTAACTAGAGATATCTAGCTAGGTACCGAGCTCGatgcaaaagtttgttgggtgaggccctagttgatacaggactgtagcaccaacTTAAGTAAGTATTAAATAATCCAACTATCAATAAATTCCTTCTTTGAGTTGaactaaaaatgtttgtgaAACTTTCTGACTAGCGAAGATTGTTATTTGATGACCTAGCGTCACTATAAGTAAGCATTTGTCCCATTTTAAGCATTCAGCTTACAGTGACGGGCTGAAAAGAATGTCCGTGGAGAATCagcttaaaaaattacaatctttcatagaaaatgtatttatattattttaaattatttgtttgtgaattttgtatgatcttAACATAAATATGGATTCAAAACCTCGGTGTTTCAGTTCTCTGTTTACAAGCATAGGGCATCGTAAGCTTCCAATAGCCTCCACATCTACATCGATTCCATCGTTGTTCCCATGCTTTCATTGCTGCAGTCTTGGCTACACTCGTAAAACTATTGAAAGCTCCACATCTTAAGCACTGTCGCACTGCTACAGGTTTCTTACCCAACTGAATATTTCTCACACTATCTAACACCCCGTCGTTGCACAGAAAACCCTCAATTTGCGGTTGTTCgttgaaaacttttataaaatccaATTCGACGTTATAGGTGAAGAAGAGCGGTGGTGGCTTGTAAAATATCAACGGTGAATTTAGAGAGACATTTGATGTTGTGGTCTGTAGCTGAGGAATCAGCACTTGGGTGGGCAGAACGCAACACTCATCGAGAAGAACTTCATCTGGCTCTGAGGGATTCAATGCCAGGCGGGTGAGCAGACGAAATAAGGTCGCCAAAATGTCGAGGTTTTCAATAGACTTGAGGAACATGGGCAAACAGTGTGTATTGAGCAAGCCCCATATTCGAATCATTACGAGAAGTTCTCTTATACTATTCAATGCGACAATATCTTTGCTAATGTCGTAgccattatttttgttgtgttggACAATATTTTGTGGGAGTTTGGCCAAAATATTGAGCGCCAAGTCGGCTACCCATTGAATCAATTGCTGCAGACTTTGAAGCGTCGGTGGTTCGACTGTGAAGTCCTTAGCATCTAGATTGAATAAAACCTTATCCACGTCAGGTACTGATTCCGACAGAACCATTGCAAGATTTTCCGCTGGACCTTTGTCATGGCTGGTCAAGTCGGACGGTCGCAGCAGACTTTTGAAAGCAATGAGAACCGAATGCAACATTAGCAAACTATTAAGGTCGTTTGCCCGCGATTGTCCGGACACTTGCATCCGACATAGATTCGTTTTCAAAGTGAGGAAGCTAACATAGTTAAACTGTTGAACGTACGATGGTTGACGTGTAAAGTTCTCAGATAGCTTCTCAATCACAGCATCAAGGATGTTAGATCGGAACAACATGAACATGTCGGTAGCATCGAAGCCTACAAATGACATGTGTGAAAATAATTGTATCAAATAGAATATATTCAAGATTACCTGTCATTATGCTGTACTCCAGGAGAGAAACCTTATGTGCCACCAGGGCCATTTGGTTGGTGCATTGTTCATGGTACGCCTGGGGGACCTTGAGGACATACATCTGACCACAATTGTCGAAACACACCAGCAAATGCCCCATAAATGTTACATCCAGAGCAGCCAGCTTCATTTCGGTCCTTGGTTGCCTGCAAGAAATATCTGTCTCGACGAGTTTGTTTACAGGCAGTGATGATGTGAATTTTTTGAATCCTCGGCCTAAAACTTGGATGGAATTGTCGCTCATCATCAGGAATACAAACGGATTATCGAAGACGACCTTCGACACACAAATGTCTACTACTAAATTAGGATACTGCATGCTAGCCACATTCTCCCAGGAAGTGTTCTGGAACACCTcggttttgtttatttgaagaaatttatgGATTGGGGTGATTTTTTGCACTAGCGTCCATTGTTCCACGAAGCTGCTTTCGTAGTTGTTTGCCACCACGATGACCGATTCCGCCTCATCCTCGGTCTCCCAGCGCAGCTGAGAAATCTTTAGGTTGGCAATGTCCCGTCCAGCGCCTTCGTAGAGGAAAAAACTTGGCAAAGACTGACTGCTTATGATGGGCTTGCCATCTGTCAGTTGGATCATTATGCGAAAGCATTGAATCATCATTCGGTTCTGCTCACCGCTGGCGATGGCGATTCTAAAGTGGCCGCTCGAGTGGTTACTAGTTTTTCCATGCGCCACCGTTACGGTGGTAACAAAGTTCCGTGTCAATCCGAGGCTGTGTGTCACCGAACTCAGTTCAATGGTTGGTGGAACAGATGGTGGGCCTTCTCCGTTAATGTTGGAATTTTTTAGCTGCGGTATTAGGAAGGCTCCCAGCAATCCCGAAGACGTTACAACCAGACAACCTTCTGCTCCGACACCGCCAAACTGACGCACCGATGGCGGATACTTAATTCGGACAAACTTGTCCAAGTACATAGCGGCATCTCGCTTTTCCGAAGGGAACACCAGCTTACGACCATTGTGAAAGAACTTGCAATTAATCACTTCTTCACCATCGAAATGGACAGAGTAAACCGGTATCCAGTCGTTGATGAGCTGTGCCTTCTGTGTCcacaacttaacaaaacctcCAGTGTCGCCGGTGAGCAAATAATCACCGCTAATACTCCATTCCAAAACGGTGATGGGATATTTATTGGAACAAACTTTGAAAACATGCCATGGGGCTATAATATCACAGACATAAACATGGGAACCCCAAGAATCGACAGTATTAGTGAGAGTTTCCATGATTTGGTTGGCTGTGGCGAAAGCCACAATATTTTGGCTTGAAACTTTGCATGTTGTAGGAATGTTGGGCACTGACCAGTTGCTAATAGtaacctttttctttttaacactGTATAATAACTCCATTACAAATCTACACAAAAGATAATTAAACaaatcgaaaaacaaaatttattttacaaacaaattaaactctATATTTTACGTAtgcttaaatgtcaaaaatccaaTGAGCCGCTAaacgtcaaacaaaatttagctgcaaaattttgaagtttttcgcGTTCAGGGTAGGAGTTTTTTTGAGTAGTGGATTTAAATAGAAGGAACTACTGTATCGACATTGTTGCTTTTTACACGACCAAGAAACCTTTCGGTCACCCTTGGACATAAAACCAATAGTAATAATGCCGGGACAATCTACAAATGAGGTTTTTAGTGACTATGTGataataattgttgttgttagttGCTCCAAGATAATACTAAAGGTTTTATGTACACAGCCATCACTATGATTTGCCCAAGTAGTCCATAGAATTCAAAATGGGTATAAGCTGTGTTTGGCTTGTAAAGTCGTTTGAAAAGATGAAGTAAAAGGCCTATGCATTACGTAATGTATACTCAGTATGTATTGCAACTAGGACTTGTAGCAAAGTTGAATCTCCTTTGTTGAAGTGCACTTTGACAGAAGATACAAACacatcaaacaataaaaatatctttataaagcctagtacatacttcctcgtgaagtgaacgttcgccagtggagaaagtgaacttttgacattgctcactggtacacacttgtgagtacacgttgtgaacatgaacaaaccaaatgtcaaagcttcatcaacagttcccgtacattttgcacgtgaattgcccgtgaacgaaaactctccactttgttctccactcagcttcacaagCAAGTTCAcgagtgaaccaaaaactgaaatttgtatgggttcacgagatggttcacaagtatgtactaggcttaaaagcttaacaactttcaaaaagaatgtgcaaaaagtgaaaaatacacaaatacattataaagcctagtacatacttcctcgtgaagtgaacgttcgccagtggagaaagtgaacttttgacattgctcactggtacacacttgtgagtacacgttgtgaacatttgacttcagcttcaccaacagttcccgtacattttgcacgtgaattgcccgtgaacgaaaactctccactttgttctccactcagcttcacgagcaagttcacgggtgaaccaaaaactgaaatttgtatgggttcacgagatggttcacaagtatgtactaggcttaaaagcGTAAAGAAGACTTGTTTGCCAACAATATAAGATCTAAGAGACATCTACTactcaattatttaaaatcttgttttttttttaggaaataagAGATATAAATTACCAGTGTATTCgaaaatacaaaagatttttGCACTTATGAAGTTGAATGTGACTAAACCCTAACTACggacaaaaattcaagaaaaactacTCTTTATATTGTCTAATAATGGTAAATAGGTGTGCATGGTAAATAGGTTCAGTAttctctattaaaaaaataatgttgtagtTTAACGTCATATTTAAGTGTTAAAATAACTCTTCATGTCAGAAGACTTCACGTGTAAATCCATTTGAAACACCATCgcttagaaaaatcaaacaaaccttaGCAATTGACAGCGCTAAATGGAGGACAGCTGTCATAAgttcaacaaatattattataaaatctttttttgtgtttcatcTTTCACACTTGTcaaaaagtagtttttcaagaatttcctttaatttattttagaattctCTTCTCATAagcttaacaataaataaattcagtATTCTATATAATTACATTATGTTGAAGTTCCATGTCATATGTCAAGCCCtacaacaatttttcttacaaaaaaaaactccatgtGTAAACCCGCTTCAAATAcccattcttaaaaaaaaaatcaaacaaaccttcAAAGCTGACAGCGCAAAATGGCGATGTGGAACGCTTTCAAAAATCATCCATTCAGCAAATGAAGACCCTCATTCTTCACCAGCCAAAGCCATTCCATATTTCGTTCGTTTAGCCCTGTGTGATTTGCTTTGGTTAAAAGACTTGGACgcgtgtttttaatttttcgagcGTTGAACATATTCTAGCTTGGACCTAGGAATTTAACTTTTTAGCaccattttatttgtaaacaaaaacaaactatgGATTGCAGTTTGGAACTGGATCCCGCGAATGTTTGCCGCGTCTGCCTAGAGCCCCAAGAGAACCCCCTTTCTATTTTTACAAAGCACATAATCGAAGGAAGCATCAGAACACTTcctgaaattattttatcatgTTTCGATGTTGACgtgagtttttaatttgaaaacaaaaacaaatatctagAAGTcgttttattctttgtttttgaaaacaggtATCATCAAATCCTAATCTCCCAAAGCATATCTGCGAAACGTGCAAAAGTTCCattattcagtttttcaaattcaaggaGAATGTGGTCCGAACCGAGAAGCTACttaccgatatttttaaaaccgaTGATGAAGTTGTATTGAAAGAAGAGTACTTTGATGTCGAGGATCGTTTAAGCGACGCTCCTGTTGACAATGTGCCTCTCGGAGTCAATAACGAAACCGAAGCCGACGCCGATGAATATGAAGATCAATATGTAGAAGAAATCCAACTGAGCGTTGTTGATGAACCCGAATATAAGATTCAAGAAATCGACGAACAGGAATTCAAAATCCAAGAGGATGAAGAAGAAGTTTACGAATTGGAGCATATAAATGCGGATAAGCACGAAGACGAAGAAAACGAGATTGCTAATTTGGAGTTCATAGACGATACAACTGGGGCCTACGGAGAATTCAACGATGAGACCTACTTGGAAGAAACGGAACATTCTAATGATGAGACGATTATGGTCATTGAAAAGGATCTCGAAGCCGAAGAG
This window contains:
- the LOC129946586 gene encoding mediator of RNA polymerase II transcription subunit 16, with amino-acid sequence MELLYSVKKKKVTISNWSVPNIPTTCKVSSQNIVAFATANQIMETLTNTVDSWGSHVYVCDIIAPWHVFKVCSNKYPITVLEWSISGDYLLTGDTGGFVKLWTQKAQLINDWIPVYSVHFDGEEVINCKFFHNGRKLVFPSEKRDAAMYLDKFVRIKYPPSVRQFGGVGAEGCLVVTSSGLLGAFLIPQLKNSNINGEGPPSVPPTIELSSVTHSLGLTRNFVTTVTVAHGKTSNHSSGHFRIAIASGEQNRMMIQCFRIMIQLTDGKPIISSQSLPSFFLYEGAGRDIANLKISQLRWETEDEAESVIVVANNYESSFVEQWTLVQKITPIHKFLQINKTEVFQNTSWENVASMQYPNLVVDICVSKVVFDNPFVFLMMSDNSIQVLGRGFKKFTSSLPVNKLVETDISCRQPRTEMKLAALDVTFMGHLLVCFDNCGQMYVLKVPQAYHEQCTNQMALVAHKVSLLEYSIMTGFDATDMFMLFRSNILDAVIEKLSENFTRQPSYVQQFNYVSFLTLKTNLCRMQVSGQSRANDLNSLLMLHSVLIAFKSLLRPSDLTSHDKGPAENLAMVLSESVPDVDKVLFNLDAKDFTVEPPTLQSLQQLIQWVADLALNILAKLPQNIVQHNKNNGYDISKDIVALNSIRELLVMIRIWGLLNTHCLPMFLKSIENLDILATLFRLLTRLALNPSEPDEVLLDECCVLPTQVLIPQLQTTTSNVSLNSPLIFYKPPPLFFTYNVELDFIKVFNEQPQIEGFLCNDGVLDSVRNIQLGKKPVAVRQCLRCGAFNSFTSVAKTAAMKAWEQRWNRCRCGGYWKLTMPYACKQRTETPRF